From the Daucus carota subsp. sativus chromosome 8, DH1 v3.0, whole genome shotgun sequence genome, one window contains:
- the LOC108199459 gene encoding protein CLMP1, protein MGKSGGKKKKGGVSQNPNKVLADSNPLTVSNGGVNLDSPIFLKRAHELKEEGNKKFQAKEYVSALEQYDNALKLIPKTHPDRAVFHSNRAACLMQMKPIDYETVIAECTMALQVQPQFVRALLRRARAYEAIGKYEMALQDVQELLGADPNHGDGLDISRRLKTALGTRLEAQQDLQSRPSPAALGASAVRGAPVAGLGPCLPARPVPKKQAASTAGSVTPTNKPDNKSYSAQPAENGHKSGHDVKFQIPKLVPKASNGSSKSNVNMVNDNQKERTSFSSVSLPSHGQTSKVTLQWRPLKLIYGHDIRLAEMPVNCSFKVLREIVGKRFPPAKSVLMKYKDHDGDLVTITCSAELRLAEVFVDSLMAKEPDTDKSDSFGLLRLHIVEVSPEQEPLIVEEEEEEKQLENEVNKGEYESGSSQSESVVETVETETDGKTEKTTLDEKPSASQDPEGKEVEMDDWLFEFAQLFRTHVGIDPDAHIDLHELGMELCSEALEETVTSEEAQSLFDKAAIKFQEVAALAYFNWGNVHMCAARKKIPIDDSAAKDLVATQLQTAYDWVKEKYSLARQKYEEALSIKPDFYEGLLALGQQQFEMAKLHWSYVLAKKEDLSNWDPTETIDLFDSAQQKMQSATEMWEKLEEQRAKELKDPSSSKIEELLKRKKKQVGGTEGESSQREISPDEAAEQAAVMRSQIHLFWGNMLFERSQVECKLGMTGWDKNLDTAVERFKLAGASEADISTVLKNHCSKADAVEGSEKKEIETSSAKPGNDNHAT, encoded by the coding sequence atggGGAAGTCTGGAGGTAAAAAGAAGAAGGGTGGTGTTAGCCAAAACCCGAACAAAGTTTTAGCTGACAGTAATCCTTTGACTGTATCGAATGGAGGGGTCAATTTGGATTCTCCGATTTTCTTGAAAAGGGCACATGAGCTTAAAGAAGAGGGAAATAAGAAATTTCAAGCTAAAGAGTATGTCAGTGCTCTTGAGCAATATGATAATGCTCTTAAACTTATTCCGAAGACTCACCCGGACCGAGCTGTTTTTCATAGTAATCGAGCTGCTTGTTTGATGCAAATGAAGCCGATAGATTATGAAACTGTGATTGCTGAGTGTACTATGGCACTTCAAGTTCAGCCTCAGTTTGTACGGGCTCTTTTAAGAAGGGCTCGTGCATATGAGGCGATAGGGAAGTATGAAATGGCTTTGCAGGATGTCCAAGAATTGTTGGGTGCAGATCCGAATCATGGTGATGGGTTGGATATTTCTCGTAGGTTGAAGACTGCACTTGGGACACGGTTAGAGGCGCAACAGGACCTTCAGAGCCGCCCATCACCAGCAGCCCTTGGTGCTTCTGCTGTCCGAGGTGCTCCTGTTGCGGGTCTTGGACCTTGTTTGCCAGCTCGGCCAGTGCCAAAGAAGCAAGCTGCATCAACAGCTGGTTCTGTTACACCGACTAATAAGCCGGATAATAAGTCATATTCAGCACAACCAGCTGAAAATGGACATAAGAGTGGTCATGATGTCAAGTTCCAAATCCCAAAACTTGTCCCCAAGGCTTCAAATGGATCTTCCAAGTCCAATGTCAATATGGTTAATGATAACCAAAAGGAGCGAACATCGTTTTCATCAGTGTCACTGCCGAGTCATGGGCAAACTTCCAAAGTTACATTACAGTGGAGACCATTGAAACTTATTTATGGTCACGACATAAGACTTGCAGAGATGCCAGTAAATTGTAGTTTCAAAGTATTGAGGGAAATCGTGGGAAAACGCTTTCCACCAGCCAAGTCGGTTTTAATGAAGTACAAGGATCATGATGGAGACTTGGTCACTATAACATGTTCAGCGGAGCTTAGATTGGCAGAAGTGTTTGTTGACAGCTTGATGGCAAAAGAACCTGATACAGAtaaaagtgattcttttggacTGTTGAGGTTGCATATTGTTGAGGTTAGTCCAGAACAAGAGCCACTTATagtggaagaggaagaggaggaGAAGCAACTTGAAAATGAAGTGAATAAAGGGGAATATGAGAGTGGGTCTTCACAGAGTGAGTCAGTTGTTGAAACTGTGGAAACTGAGACTGATGGAAAAACAGAGAAGACAACTCTGGATGAGAAACCATCAGCATCTCAAGATCCAGAGGGAAAGGAAGTGGAGATGGATGATTGGTTGTTTGAGTTCGCTCAGTTGTTCCGTACCCATGTTGGCATTGATCCCGATGCTCATATTGACCTGCATGAGCTTGGAATGGAGCTATGTTCGGAGGCCCTAGAGGAAACAGTTACAAGTGAAGAGGCTCAAAGTCTTTTTGACAAGGCTGCTATTAAATTTCAAGAGGTAGCTGCTTTAGCTTACTTTAACTGGGGAAATGTTCATATGTGTGCAGCAAGGAAGAAGATTCCAATTGATGATTCTGCTGCAAAGGATTTGGTTGCAACCCAACTTCAAACTGCTTACGATTGGGTGAAGGAGAAATATTCTTTAGCTAGACAGAAGTATGAAGAGGCTCTTTCGATTAAACCAGACTTTTATGAGGGACTGTTGGCACTTGGGCAGCAGCAATTTGAAATGGCAAAACTTCACTGGTCATATGTTCTTGCCAAGAAAGAAGATCTCTCTAATTGGGATCCGACAGAAACAATTGATCTTTTTGATAGTGCACAGCAAAAAATGCAATCTGCCACTGAGATGTGGGAGAAGCTGGAGGAACAAAGAGCCAAGGAGTTGAAGGATCCTAGTTCAAGCAAGATAGAAGAATtgttaaaaagaaagaaaaaacaggTGGGTGGTACTGAAGGTGAGTCGAGTCAAAGGGAAATTTCACCTGATGAGGCAGCTGAACAAGCAGCAGTCATGCGATCACAGATACATCTATTTTGGGGTAACATGCTTTTCGAGCGGTCCCAGGTTGAATGCAAATTGGGTATGACAGGTTGGGATAAGAATTTGGATACTGCTGTTGAGCGGTTCAAACTTGCTGGAGCTTCTGAAGCTGATATCTCAACCGTGCTTAAAAATCATTGCTCAAAAGCGGATGCTGTGGAAGGTAGTGAGAAGAAAGAGATCGAGACTTCAAGCGCAAAACCTGGAAATGATAATCATGCTACTTAA
- the LOC108198297 gene encoding disease resistance protein RPP13-like, with protein sequence MEEVELLQHLRKILLEGDRYLVVIDDIWDVEVWRRIKNAFPDKKNGSRIIITTRNKVVSEGVEDTCFVHELSFLSEDESWQLFCKKAKPTLNLEMLEEFVEEQDGVVMEDVAEDYVNELINRNMIQRELQTVDGRVLECKVHDLVRDLVIEKAREQKILGIFDSGKQHANPRRLLQGQARHAIFNGLGEYFKLLELNSDNLNLRSLALTTETASLKTEEIKLIYTRFQYLKVLDLTSEWCHIDTNNWTNLRTLVISDIEDSEEEEEYSLECLANLTSLGTLVLILGGVISTMQPLSSCKHLNKVFLVCGMKDVAELSFLPDSITDLTLAVDFTEDPMPILGSLSNLTSLCFIHCGEKMVCGADAFPCLQFLHITPTYSLELQVDDGALPSLRAFTIDRFTMGRIEIPLRLLSLPPVPDFINNTYGR encoded by the exons ATGGAAGAGGTAGAGCTGTTGCAGCACCTGCGAAAGATACTTCTAGAAGGTGATCGTTATCTTGTGGTGATTGATGATATATGGGATGTAGAGGTCTGGAGAAGGATTAAAAATGCTTTTCCTGACAAGAAAAACGGAAGTAGGATCATTATAACTACGCGGAATAAAGTAGTTTCTGAGGGTGTAGAAGACACATGTTTCGTCCATGAGTTAAGTTTTTTGAGCGAAGACGAGAGCTGGCAATTGTTCTGTAAGAAAGCAAAACCAACCCTAAACCTGGAGATGTTAG AGGAATTTGTTGAGGAACAAGATGGAGTAGTCATGGAGGATGTAGCTGAGGATTATGTAAATGAGCTTATTAATCGCAATATGATTCAGAGAGAACTACAGACTGTCGATGGACGAGTTTTGGAGTGCAAGGTCCATGATCTTGTACGTGATCTTGTCATAGAGAAGGCCCGAGAGCAGAAGATACTGGGAATTTTTGACTCAGGTAAACAACACGCGAATCCCAGACGTTTGTTGCAAGGACAAGCACGTCATGCAATCTTCAATGGACTCGGTGAGTACTTTAAATTACTTGAGCTTAATTCGGATAATTTAAATTTGCGCTCATTAGCATTAACTACTGAAACTGCTAGCCTCAAAACAGAGGAAATAAAGTTGATCTACACGAGATTCCAATATCTCAAAGTGCTAGACTTGACCAGT GAATGGTGCCATATTGATACCAATAATTGGACCAATCTTCGTACACTTGTAATTTCCGACATAGAAgacagtgaagaagaagaagaatatagTTTGGAGTGTCTAGCAAATTTAACAAGTCTCGGAACATTAGTCCTCATACTAGGTGGTGTTATTTCAACAATGCAACCGCTTTCGTCTTGCAAACATCTCAACAAGGTGTTCTTGGTGTGTGGGATGAAAGACGTTGCAGAACTAAGTTTTCTGCCGGATTCAATCACTGATTTAACACTAGCAGTTGATTTCACAGAAGATCCGATGCCCATTTTGGGGAGTTTGTCCAATCTTACCTCCCTCTGTTTCATCCACTGTGGAGAAAAAATGGTTTGCGGTGCAGATGCGTTTCCATGTCTACAATTCTTACACATAACACCCACCTATAGTCTTGAACTTCAAGTTGATGACGGAGCTCTGCCTTCTTTAAGAGCTTTCACAATTGATCGTTTTACGATGGGTAGGATTGAGATTCCGCTACGACTATTGTCTCTTCCTCCTGTACCAGATTTTATTAACAACACGTATGGTAGATAG